A window from Littorina saxatilis isolate snail1 linkage group LG9, US_GU_Lsax_2.0, whole genome shotgun sequence encodes these proteins:
- the LOC138977323 gene encoding telomerase-binding protein EST1A-like encodes MAERDVVRITFNEIQSIVGSPKEEYPEEENTKAGDESKKKKRTKRPEQAIYRPGQLRGAGISKKEKEISNSEERAGSVPLEEENWDAELDAGRTKEATGTTDEESNRGSKENSADKEVSSGSGKDTSRCTPSPSPAVAQDKSDGGRRRSKRPDMQRYVPKSRIHEQDAEEWEEGAGGTMEVTVPSDGRDGASPRKVDLNSRLGALKVTVSAEPPSATEDESAIAQRHPPSSTPDSVNQQGRQTPPTKHRGNSARGEHNKPRQDARDGGWEGREQQGEKGDGYDRKRVQDQQSGRRDSPSWREFRGRGGGGGRHSEDRDFSHREQRVGRGGRGSEDREQRVGRGGRGSEDKEQRVGRGGRGSEDRDFPLRGRGRGRNRLLHNRSSSSESLSKSVDLGHRSQWPADKTAQQSGTFPRSKGAKSRTQTADSVDVKEDADPAPEGCKYAFSSMRLARERTGSVSSDTSGGSDLSWEDLEAEYEREKPDWNTQVEQYLEEVARQVQDSTQRLTDNIDHSFQPADQPSAHPQPPRLNHTQPGLGRNLSASSDRIFTQEYRGRKKDRRRRGSRSKNSSRESSIHSNPRDDDLWPSEEKRSQRRRNRRRHSSAGPANRVGTVEGQRAAESLRIMVGKNKEKRQVMVGGRAGDAGG; translated from the exons ATGGCTGAGAGAGACGTGGTTCGGATAACTTTCAACGAAATTCAGAGTATCGTAGGGAGTCCAAAAGAAG AGTATcctgaagaagaaaacacaaaaGCTGGGGATGAaagcaaaaagaagaaaagaacaaaacggCCGGAGCAGGCAATCTACAGGCCAGGGCAGCTGCGTGGTGCTGGTATCAgcaagaaggagaaggagattTCTAACAGCGAGGAACGTGCTGGCAGCGTCCCACTAGAGGAAGAGAACTGGGATGCAGAGTTAGATGCTGGACGAACAAAGGAAGCAACGGGAACTACAGACGAGGAGAGCAACAGAGGGAGTAAGGAGAACAGTGCTGACAAAGAAGTGAGCTCAGGAAGCGGAAAGGACACGTCTCGCTGTACCCCCTCCCCTTCACCTGCAGTCGCCCAAGATAAAAGCGATGGTGGTCGCAGGCGGTCCAAGCGCCCAGACATGCAGAGATACGTGCCAAAGTCCCGCATTCACGAGCAGGACGCGGAGGAGTGGGAAGAGGGTGCCGGAGGTACCATGGAGGTCACTGTGCCCTCTGACGGCAGGGACGGGGCCAGCCCCCGCAAGGTGGATCTCAACTCTCGTCTCGGTGCGCTCAAGGTGACTGTGAGTGCAGAGCCGCCGTCTGCCACAGAAGATGAAAGTGCAATTGCCCAACGCCACCCTCCCAGCTCCACCCCTGACTCTGTCAACCAGCAAGGTCGACAGACACCGCCCACAAAACACAGAGGGAACTCTGCGAGGGGCGAACACAACAAACCCAGGCAGGACGCTCGCgatggggggtgggaggggagaGAGCAGCAGGGTGAAAAGGGGGACGGTTATGACAGGAAGCGAGTGCAGGATCAACAGTCTGGCCGGCGGGATAGTCCATCGTGGCGAGAGTTCCGCGgccgaggaggaggaggagggcggCACAGTGAAGACCGGGACTTTTCTCACAGAGAACAAAGAGTGGGGCGAGGGGGCAGGGGCAGTGAAGACAGAGAACAAAGAGTGGGGCGAGGGGGCAGGGGTAGTGAAGACAAAGAACAAAGAGTGGGGCGAGGGGGCAGGGGTAGTGAAGACAGAGACTTTCCGctcagggggagggggaggggccgCAACCGACTTTTACACAACCGCTCAAGTTCCAGCgagtcactgtcaaagtcggTCGACCTGGGTCATCGCTCACAGTGGCCCGCAGACAAGACGGCTCAGCAGAGCGGCACGTTTCCTCGATCAAAGGGAGCTAAGAGCAGAACCCAGACTGCGGACAGTGTGGATGTGAAGGAGGATGCAGACCCAGCTCCCGAGGGCTGCAAGTATGCCTTTTCGTCGATGAGACTCGCCCGGGAGCGCACGGGGAGCGTCAGCAGTGACACCAGCGGGGGGAGCGACCTCAGCTGGGAGGACCTGGAGGCCGAGTACGAGAGGGAGAAACCCGACTGGAACACGCAG GTGGAGCAGTACCTGGAGGAGGTTGCACGACAGGTGCAGGACTCCACCCAGCGACTGACCGACAACATTGATCACTCCTTCCAACCCGCTGACCAGCCCAGCGCCCATCCTCAACCGCCACGTCTCAACCACACCCAGCCGGGACTCGGCCGCAACCTCTCTGCCTCCAGTGATCGCATTTTTACACAA GAATACCGTGGCCGTAAGAAAGATCGGCGGCGGAGAGGTTCCCGTTCCAAGAACTCCAGTCGCGAGTCCAGCATCCACAGCAATCCCCGTGATGACGACCTCTGGCCCTCGGAGGAGAAGAGGTCACAGCGGAGACGTAATCGTCGCCGCCACTCCTCGGCAGGTCCCGCTAATCGGGTGGGTACGGTGGAGGGTCAGCGTGCCGCTGAGAGTCTGCGCATCATGGTGGGCAAGAACAAGGAGAAGAGACAGGTCATGGTAGGGGGCAGGGCGGGGGACgcaggggga